Within the Pirellulales bacterium genome, the region TAGGCTCACGTAACCGTGTTGTTTGAAATATTTCGGCAAGCTGACAAAATCGGGATGCAAATCGCCAAACCAGGTGCGGTTGCCGAATACCCCAGTCGTGGTCGGATTGCGGCCGGTCAGCATCGAGCTGCGCGACGGATTGCACAACGGAAACTGGCAATACGCCCGATCGAACTTCACCCCGGCCGCAGCCAGCGCGTCGATGTTGGGCGTCTTGGCCAACCCGCCGAAGCTGCCGCACTCTGCCCGCATGTCGTCGGACATGATGAACAGCACGTTCAGCGGCTTGTGCGCCGGTGGTGAAGTTGTTTGTCCGCTAGCGGACTGGGGATTTCCCACGAAAGATTTGGGCTGCTCTTGAGCCGCCAGATTCAGGCCGAACATGGCGCCGACCAGCACGGCCGACAAAATCGCCCCGTGGAATCTCAAATTAGACATGGTCGACGCTCCCGATTTGCAAGCCGGCTGCCGGCAAGAGAATTCTTGTGCCGATCTTACCAGCCGCCTGAAGCAGTCGCAAGAATTTTCGACGGCGACATTCTGCTTGGTTAATTAGGCAAAAATTGCTGCGAAGCGGGGCCAGAAGTGCAGCCCCTGGAAGTCGGTGCCAACGCCGTTACAATACCGCAGACGGATCGTACATCCTTGGCATCTTGAACTGGCGGCGCTTCACGCCGGAACGCTGGCGCTTTGATCTCGGGCGGCTTTTGGCCGCAATGGCAAAGGGCCAGCCATGGCTCCGGCAACAGCTTATGGTCACTTCATCTCTTGCTCAAACGCCGCTGCACGATTGGCATGCCGCGCATGGCGGCCGGATGGTCGATTTCGCCGGCTGGTCGATGCCGGTGCAGTATTCATCAATCGTAGCTGAGCACACTGCCACGCGCACCGCCGCCGGTTTGTTCGATGTTTCGCACATGGGCCGGCTGCAGTTTACCGGCACCGGTGTCGCCCAATTTTTAGATTCGCTGGTTACCCGCCGCATCACCGAGATGGAAATAGGTCAAGTGCGATATGCCTTGGTCACGAATGAACAAGGCGGCATTCTTGATGACGTGCTGGTCTACCGTTTAAAGCACCCCAGCAAAGGCGAATACCATTTGATGGTGGTCAACGCCAGCAATCGAGAAAAAATTGTCGATTGGATTCAGCACTGGCTGGACGAACGAAAACCTGATGTTCGTTTCACAGACATCACGCACGACACCGCCATGATCGCCGTGCAGGGACCGCTGGCGGCAAAGTTGATTGAACCCCGCGTGCCATTTGATCCAACCGCGATGAAGTACTATCACGCAATTTCAGCGGAACAGGGATACGGATGCATCAGCCGCACCGGCTACACAGGCGAAGACGGGTTCGAAGTGATCGCGCCGGCAAATGAAGCGTTAAAAATTTGGGAAAGCTTGCTGGACAGCTCAAGCCAGTTGGGAGTAATGGCCGCCGGCCTGGGGGCGCGCGACACCCTGCGATTGGAAGCCGCCATGCCGTTGTACGGTCACGAGCTGAACGAGCAAACCAATCCACTGGAAGCCGGGCTGGGCTTTGCCGTGAATTTGGAAGGACGACGGTTTCCTGGAAGTGCTGCGCTAGCCACCGTACAACGCGAAAAGCCACGTCGCGCACGCATTGGCCTGGAACTAACTAGCAAGCGTGTGCCACGGGAGCATTATGGAATTTATGCCGGTGACCAGCCGATTGGCGAAATTACCAGCGGCACGTTTTCGCCCACGCTGCAAAAACCAATCGCCATGGGCTACGTGCCGCCGCAGTTTGCTCAGTCTGGTACAGAACTTACTGTCGACATCCGGGGCAGCCGCGAACCTGCCCACGTAGTGAAGTTGCCATTTTACAAACGACCATAAACTCTGCGTTCAGCCGCGTGAATGTGCGGTTCCATTTTCGGTAATAAAACGGGAGCAACGACGTGAAGCCTCAAGAACTGTTGTACGCCAAAACCCATGAGTGGGCCGCAGTGCAGGCCGGCCCGCAAGGCGCAAAAATTGCCACGGTCGGCGTGTCGGCGTTTGCCGTCGAGGCGCTCACCGATCTGGTTTACATGCAACTTCCTAGAGTCGGCCGCAAAGTGAAGGCGGGCGAATCGTTCGGCGAAATTGAATCGGTGAAAGCGGTCAGCGATTTATACAGCCCGGTGGACGGCGAAATCGTCGAAGTCAACACCGCCCTGCCCAACAAACTGGAAACGCTCAACAGCGATCCCTACGGCGCCGGCTGGCTGGTTAAAATTAAATTGAGCGACGAAACCGCCCTCAAGAACCTACTCGATTACGCCGCGTACCAAAAGTTGTGTACGGAAGAATCACACTGAACAACCTTGCGGCGCGTCTCAAGCGGCGCGTTTAATTACTGATGTCGTACATTCTGAACACGCCGGCTGATCAGCAAGCAATGCTGGAAGCGATTGGCGTCCCCTCCATCGACGAATTGTTCGCGCAAATTCCCGCCGAGTTACGGTTGAATCGCGAATTGAATATTCCGCCGGCGCTGTCGGAGTTGGAACTGACGGCACATCTGGGGCAATTGGCGGCGCGTAATGTGGCTTGCGGACAAAAGGTCTGCTTTCTGGGCGGCGGCAGTTACGATCACTTTATTCCCGCCGTGGTCGATTACGTGGCTTCACGCGGCGAGTTTTATACTTCCTACACGCCCTACCAGGCCGAAGCCAGCCAGGGCAATCTGCAAGCGTTCTTCGAATATCAAACGCTGATTACACAACTCATGGGCATGGATGTTGCCAATGCTAGTTTGTACGACGGCGGCAGCGCAGCGACCGAAGCGGTGTTGATGTGCATTCATGCCACAGGCCGCCAAGGGCGTGTGATTGTGCCGTCCAGCGTGCATCCGGAATACCGGCAAATCCTGCAAACATATTTGGCGAATTTGGGAACGGAGTTGGTCACGGTTGGCACGCCGGAGGGAACGATCAACCCGCACGAACTAGCCGCTGCACTTACGGATGACACAGCCTGCGTATTTGTGCAACATCCGAATTTTTTTGGTTGCCTGGAAGATGTCCAATCGCTAGTGAAAGCCGCCCACGAGCGCGGCGCACTGGCGGCGGTGTCGGTCGATCCCATTAGCTTGGGCTTGCTCAAGCGGCCGGGAGATTACGGAGCCGATATTGTTGTGGCCGAAGGGCAATCGCTCGGCACGCCTATGCAATACGGCGGGCCGTACCTGGGCATCATGGCTTGTCGCGAAAAGTTTGTGCGCCGCATGCCTGGCCGCATTGCCGGGCAAACCGTCGATCGCCGCGGCAAACGCTGCTGGGTGCTTACGCTGCAAACTCGCGAACAGCACATTCGCCGCGAAAAAGCCACCAGCAACATTTGCACCAACCAAGGCCTGTTCGCACTCCGGGCCAGCGTGTATTTGGCGGCCATGGGCCCGCAAGGCATGCGCGAAATAGCCACCGCTTGCGTTCGGAAAGCAAATTATGCGCTGAAAAAATTGACGAGTGGAAATCGGCTGACCGCCATGTTCGACCGGCCCGTGTTCAAAGAATTTGTGCTCCGCGATGCTGCCGGCCGAGTGGATGAATTGCTGGCCGAGGCGCTCGATTGTGGTTACTTCGCCGGTGTGCCGCTGGGACAATGGTACCCGGAATTGGGCGATGGACTTTTAGTTTGTGTCACCGAAAAACGGACCCGTGCAGAAATCGACGGGCTAGCTGCGCGAATTGCCCAACAACGCCAACCGAAAGCCGCCGTTCATGCGTAATACTCGCGCCACCCAGTTGCTGTTTGAACTTTCGCGGCCTGGCCGACGGGCAGCGCACATTCCGTGCACCGACGTGCCCGCCACCGCGGTCGAAGAATTGCTGCCGGCCGAAGCGCTAGCCGCCACGCCGCCGCCGCTGCCGGAACTGGCCGAGCCCGATATTGTGCGGCACTACGCCAATCTTTCGACGCAAAACATGTCGATCGACACGCACTTTTATCCGCTGGGTTCCTGCACGATGAAGTACAATCCTAAACGGAACGAACGGATTGCCGGCCTGCCAGGTTTGGCCGATTTGCATCCATATCAGCCCGAGGAAACGCTGCAAGGCATGTTGCAGTTGCTGTACGAAATGCAAGCCATCCTGGCCGAAATTTCCGGACTTGATGCCGTTTCGCTGCAACCGGCCGCCGGCGC harbors:
- a CDS encoding sulfatase-like hydrolase/transferase — its product is MSNLRFHGAILSAVLVGAMFGLNLAAQEQPKSFVGNPQSASGQTTSPPAHKPLNVLFIMSDDMRAECGSFGGLAKTPNIDALAAAGVKFDRAYCQFPLCNPSRSSMLTGRNPTTTGVFGNRTWFGDLHPDFVSLPKYFKQHGYVSL
- the gcvT gene encoding glycine cleavage system aminomethyltransferase GcvT is translated as MVTSSLAQTPLHDWHAAHGGRMVDFAGWSMPVQYSSIVAEHTATRTAAGLFDVSHMGRLQFTGTGVAQFLDSLVTRRITEMEIGQVRYALVTNEQGGILDDVLVYRLKHPSKGEYHLMVVNASNREKIVDWIQHWLDERKPDVRFTDITHDTAMIAVQGPLAAKLIEPRVPFDPTAMKYYHAISAEQGYGCISRTGYTGEDGFEVIAPANEALKIWESLLDSSSQLGVMAAGLGARDTLRLEAAMPLYGHELNEQTNPLEAGLGFAVNLEGRRFPGSAALATVQREKPRRARIGLELTSKRVPREHYGIYAGDQPIGEITSGTFSPTLQKPIAMGYVPPQFAQSGTELTVDIRGSREPAHVVKLPFYKRP
- the gcvH gene encoding glycine cleavage system protein GcvH, with translation MKPQELLYAKTHEWAAVQAGPQGAKIATVGVSAFAVEALTDLVYMQLPRVGRKVKAGESFGEIESVKAVSDLYSPVDGEIVEVNTALPNKLETLNSDPYGAGWLVKIKLSDETALKNLLDYAAYQKLCTEESH
- the gcvPA gene encoding aminomethyl-transferring glycine dehydrogenase subunit GcvPA codes for the protein MSYILNTPADQQAMLEAIGVPSIDELFAQIPAELRLNRELNIPPALSELELTAHLGQLAARNVACGQKVCFLGGGSYDHFIPAVVDYVASRGEFYTSYTPYQAEASQGNLQAFFEYQTLITQLMGMDVANASLYDGGSAATEAVLMCIHATGRQGRVIVPSSVHPEYRQILQTYLANLGTELVTVGTPEGTINPHELAAALTDDTACVFVQHPNFFGCLEDVQSLVKAAHERGALAAVSVDPISLGLLKRPGDYGADIVVAEGQSLGTPMQYGGPYLGIMACREKFVRRMPGRIAGQTVDRRGKRCWVLTLQTREQHIRREKATSNICTNQGLFALRASVYLAAMGPQGMREIATACVRKANYALKKLTSGNRLTAMFDRPVFKEFVLRDAAGRVDELLAEALDCGYFAGVPLGQWYPELGDGLLVCVTEKRTRAEIDGLAARIAQQRQPKAAVHA